In Pseudomonas lalkuanensis, the following are encoded in one genomic region:
- a CDS encoding helix-turn-helix transcriptional regulator, producing the protein MIPRQDFALDNYRAVADAIATLFFPHAEVVLHDLRTQKIDYIANNISKRCVGDDAALEDMLGEDVGERNIGPYEKLNWDGQKIRSVSTVLRDAQGGPVAVLCINLNISMFEAAKAALDLFLSSSKLIPQPDALFRDDWQERINTFLHNWLRQRQLGLNLLTREHKRELVLALHAEGAFKGKSAANYVANVLNMGRATVYKHLKELKEESV; encoded by the coding sequence ATGATCCCGCGCCAAGACTTCGCCCTGGACAACTACCGGGCCGTCGCCGACGCCATCGCCACGCTGTTCTTCCCCCACGCCGAGGTGGTGCTGCACGACCTGCGCACACAGAAGATCGACTACATCGCCAACAACATCTCCAAGCGTTGCGTCGGTGACGATGCCGCCCTGGAAGACATGCTCGGCGAGGACGTGGGCGAGCGGAACATAGGCCCCTACGAGAAGCTCAACTGGGACGGCCAGAAGATCCGCTCCGTGAGCACCGTGCTACGCGACGCCCAGGGCGGGCCCGTTGCCGTGCTCTGCATCAACCTGAACATCTCCATGTTCGAGGCGGCCAAGGCTGCCCTCGACCTGTTCCTCTCCTCCAGCAAGCTCATTCCCCAGCCCGACGCCCTGTTCCGCGACGACTGGCAGGAACGCATCAATACCTTCCTGCACAACTGGCTGCGCCAGCGCCAGCTCGGCCTCAACCTGCTGACCCGCGAGCACAAGCGCGAACTGGTCCTGGCACTGCATGCCGAAGGCGCCTTCAAGGGCAAGAGCGCGGCGAACTACGTGGCCAACGTCCTCAACATGGGCCGCGCCACGGTCTACAAGCACCTCAAGGAACTGAAGGAAGAGTCGGTCTGA
- a CDS encoding GlxA family transcriptional regulator, producing the protein MIRVALFVCPQTVCSSLATADDAFRLANQLAGEPLFQVQRFSCDGRPVDIGMAEVRVDGDLALAETADLVVLTATGPAVEKTLAANQSLLPWLAARPDSQQLASLCSSAFLLAASGRLDGRRATTHWALAPAFRKRYPQVRLEPDALLTEDGNLFCSGGAQAGLDLCLYLIGWHGGDWLAQRVAGAMVFEMQRGRQSRFAPLLPSTGNDDPQIGPVLVWLQRNLAEPLDLEALAARAHCSSRTLLRRFKVATGLTPNAYLQRLRISAAQTALRNPARSLEQVAAQVGYADRATFAKLFKQLCGETPGAFRRRLRQP; encoded by the coding sequence ATGATCCGCGTCGCCCTTTTCGTCTGCCCCCAGACCGTATGCTCCAGCCTGGCCACGGCCGATGATGCGTTCCGCCTGGCCAACCAGCTGGCCGGCGAGCCTCTGTTCCAGGTCCAGCGCTTCAGTTGCGACGGTCGGCCTGTGGATATCGGCATGGCCGAGGTGCGCGTGGATGGCGACCTGGCACTGGCGGAAACAGCCGACCTTGTCGTGCTGACCGCCACCGGTCCTGCGGTGGAAAAGACCCTGGCCGCCAATCAGTCACTACTGCCCTGGCTCGCCGCGCGACCGGACTCTCAGCAACTCGCCAGCCTTTGCAGCAGCGCGTTCCTGCTGGCCGCCTCTGGCCGGCTCGATGGTCGCCGCGCCACTACCCACTGGGCGCTGGCACCAGCCTTCCGCAAACGTTATCCACAGGTGCGGCTGGAGCCGGACGCCCTGCTCACCGAAGACGGCAACCTCTTCTGCTCGGGCGGTGCCCAGGCAGGTCTGGATCTGTGCCTGTACCTGATCGGCTGGCACGGCGGCGACTGGCTCGCGCAACGGGTGGCCGGGGCCATGGTGTTCGAGATGCAGCGCGGGCGCCAATCGCGCTTCGCCCCCTTGCTGCCAAGCACTGGCAACGATGATCCACAAATCGGTCCCGTGCTGGTCTGGCTGCAACGCAACCTGGCCGAGCCACTCGATCTGGAGGCCCTGGCGGCCCGGGCGCACTGTTCGAGCCGAACCCTGTTGCGACGCTTCAAGGTGGCGACCGGCCTGACCCCGAACGCCTATCTGCAACGCCTGCGCATCAGCGCGGCACAAACCGCCCTGCGCAATCCGGCACGCTCCCTGGAACAGGTAGCGGCTCAGGTGGGTTATGCCGACCGGGCGACCTTCGCCAAGTTGTTCAAGCAGTTGTGCGGGGAGACGCCGGGGGCGTTCAGGCGCAGGTTGCGCCAGCCCTAG
- a CDS encoding nuclear transport factor 2 family protein has product MAHPNAELITRFYQAFQRLDAETMAACYSADVHFSDPVFTDLNGQEAGDMWRMLASRAQQFSLTFDGVEADDLTGRANWVATYLFSQTGRMVENRIQARFLFSSGQIIEHHDSFDLWRWARQALGAKGLLLGWAPPVQNAIRKQAARGLAAYRAGALKDLS; this is encoded by the coding sequence ATGGCTCACCCCAACGCTGAGCTCATCACCCGTTTCTATCAGGCTTTCCAGCGCCTCGACGCCGAAACCATGGCCGCTTGCTACAGCGCGGACGTGCACTTCAGCGATCCGGTGTTCACCGACCTCAATGGGCAGGAAGCCGGCGACATGTGGCGCATGCTCGCCAGTCGCGCCCAGCAGTTCAGCCTGACCTTCGACGGCGTGGAGGCCGATGACCTAACCGGCCGCGCCAACTGGGTCGCCACCTACCTGTTCAGCCAGACCGGACGTATGGTGGAAAACCGTATCCAGGCGCGTTTCCTCTTCTCCAGTGGCCAGATCATCGAGCACCACGACAGCTTCGATCTCTGGCGCTGGGCTCGCCAGGCACTGGGCGCCAAGGGGCTGCTGCTGGGCTGGGCGCCGCCGGTGCAGAACGCCATTCGCAAGCAGGCTGCGCGCGGCCTGGCGGCGTACCGTGCCGGGGCGTTGAAGGACTTGTCTTGA
- a CDS encoding GIY-YIG nuclease family protein, translating to MPEQTESAPAAKPWFVYLVRAENGALYCGISDDPQRRFAQHQSGKGARFFHSSPARALVFVEACTDKSEALRREIAIKRMKKAVKESLIAGWTRAETIGLEEVAG from the coding sequence ATGCCCGAGCAAACCGAATCCGCCCCTGCCGCCAAACCCTGGTTCGTCTACCTGGTGCGTGCCGAGAACGGTGCCCTCTATTGCGGCATCAGCGATGACCCGCAGCGGCGTTTTGCCCAGCACCAGAGCGGCAAGGGGGCGCGGTTCTTCCATTCCAGCCCGGCTCGTGCCCTGGTGTTCGTCGAAGCCTGTACCGACAAGAGCGAGGCCTTGCGCCGCGAAATCGCTATCAAGCGCATGAAGAAGGCGGTCAAAGAGTCGCTGATAGCGGGCTGGACGCGCGCCGAAACGATAGGCCTCGAAGAAGTGGCCGGATAA
- a CDS encoding glutathione S-transferase family protein, whose protein sequence is MSELILHHYEPSPFAKKARLMLGYKQLSWRSVEIPRIMPKPDLMALTGGYRKTPVLQVGADIYCDTALIARRLEQEKAGPALFPEGQEFNVASFALWADSVIFQHAVSLVFQPDSIAVRMGQLPPAVQQAFLADRAKLFSGGSATRVPLEQARSNWPVLMGRLQQQLERSEGDFLFGEPSVADFSLAHCLWFLKATPVTAPLVDDYPEVAAWFGRVLGFGEGASSPLSATEAIEIARSTTPAPLPSEDFSDPNGFVPGQKVLVAATDYGVDPVEGELLFAGREEIILRREDERAGVVHVHFPRLGFRMEAL, encoded by the coding sequence ATGTCCGAACTCATCCTGCATCACTACGAACCCTCGCCCTTCGCCAAGAAGGCGCGGCTGATGCTCGGTTACAAGCAGCTATCGTGGCGCTCGGTAGAGATCCCACGGATCATGCCCAAGCCCGACCTGATGGCGCTGACCGGCGGTTATCGCAAGACCCCGGTGCTGCAGGTGGGGGCCGACATCTACTGCGACACCGCGCTGATCGCCCGTCGACTGGAACAGGAAAAGGCAGGCCCTGCGCTGTTTCCGGAAGGCCAGGAGTTCAACGTCGCCAGCTTCGCGCTGTGGGCGGACTCGGTGATCTTCCAGCACGCCGTGAGCCTGGTGTTCCAGCCCGACTCCATCGCCGTGCGCATGGGCCAGTTACCGCCGGCTGTGCAGCAGGCGTTCCTTGCCGATCGCGCCAAGCTGTTCTCCGGCGGCAGCGCCACCCGCGTGCCGCTGGAGCAGGCCCGCAGCAACTGGCCGGTGCTGATGGGACGACTGCAGCAACAACTGGAACGTAGCGAAGGCGATTTCCTCTTCGGCGAACCGTCGGTGGCCGATTTCTCCCTGGCCCACTGCCTGTGGTTCCTCAAAGCCACGCCGGTTACCGCGCCGCTGGTGGATGACTACCCGGAAGTGGCGGCCTGGTTTGGCCGCGTGCTGGGGTTCGGCGAGGGCGCGAGCAGTCCGCTGTCCGCCACGGAGGCGATTGAAATCGCCCGCAGCACCACTCCGGCGCCACTGCCCAGCGAGGACTTCAGTGACCCCAATGGTTTCGTTCCCGGCCAGAAGGTGCTGGTGGCGGCCACCGACTATGGTGTGGACCCGGTTGAAGGTGAGCTGCTGTTCGCCGGCCGCGAGGAAATCATCCTGCGTCGCGAAGACGAACGTGCCGGCGTGGTGCATGTGCACTTCCCGCGGCTGGGGTTCCGCATGGAGGCGCTCTGA
- the yejK gene encoding nucleoid-associated protein YejK produces MPIRHCIVHFIDKKPDGSAAVLHARDSALAESQAMENLLADLNESYNAKQGKAWGFFHDESGAYPFSGWLKEYQDGARDFTAFSRQAVEHLQKLMEESNLSTGGHVLFAHYQQGMTDYLAIALLHHSEGVAVTDSLEVAPAKHLDLGQLHLAARINMSEWQNNQQSKQYISFIKGKNGKKVSDYFRDFIGCQEGVDPPSETRTLLKAFSDFVESEDLAEEQAREKTKTLVDYATTQAKMGEPITLDELSGLIDEDRPRAFYEHIRNKDYGLSPEIPPDKRTLSQFQRFTGRAEGLSISFEAHLLGSKIEYDEGRDMLIIRQVPTQLKDQLKRRKD; encoded by the coding sequence ATGCCCATCCGCCACTGCATCGTTCACTTCATCGACAAGAAGCCCGACGGCAGCGCCGCCGTGCTGCATGCCCGGGATAGCGCACTGGCCGAGTCCCAGGCCATGGAAAACCTGCTGGCCGACCTCAATGAGAGCTACAACGCCAAGCAGGGCAAGGCCTGGGGATTCTTCCACGATGAATCCGGCGCCTACCCCTTCAGCGGCTGGCTGAAGGAATACCAGGACGGTGCCCGCGACTTCACCGCCTTCAGCCGCCAGGCCGTGGAACACCTGCAGAAGCTGATGGAGGAATCCAACCTCTCCACCGGCGGCCACGTGCTCTTCGCCCACTACCAGCAAGGCATGACCGATTACCTGGCCATCGCGCTGCTCCATCACAGCGAAGGCGTGGCGGTGACCGACTCCCTGGAAGTGGCGCCGGCCAAGCACCTGGACCTGGGCCAGCTGCACCTGGCGGCCCGCATCAACATGTCCGAGTGGCAGAACAACCAGCAGTCGAAGCAGTACATCTCGTTCATCAAGGGCAAGAACGGCAAGAAGGTGTCGGACTACTTCCGCGACTTCATCGGCTGCCAGGAAGGCGTCGACCCGCCGAGCGAGACCCGTACCCTGCTCAAGGCCTTCAGCGACTTCGTGGAAAGCGAGGACCTGGCCGAGGAACAGGCCCGCGAGAAGACCAAGACCCTGGTGGACTACGCCACCACCCAGGCCAAGATGGGCGAGCCGATCACCCTCGACGAGCTGTCCGGCCTGATCGACGAAGACCGCCCGCGGGCCTTCTACGAGCACATCCGCAACAAGGACTACGGCCTGTCCCCGGAGATTCCGCCGGACAAGCGCACCCTCAGCCAGTTCCAGCGTTTCACCGGCCGCGCCGAAGGCCTGTCGATCAGCTTCGAAGCGCACCTGCTGGGCTCGAAGATCGAGTACGACGAGGGCCGCGACATGCTGATCATTCGCCAGGTGCCGACCCAGCTGAAGGATCAGCTGAAGCGCCGCAAGGACTGA
- a CDS encoding TAXI family TRAP transporter solute-binding subunit: MQRIFRDLKIMILANLWLIPVMAALVGALFYFVAPPPPMHVRLATGSPSGGYNAFGERLKEELAKQGFELELVRSSGSLDNLAKLQSGEVEIALVQSGQELTLSAKEREHLHGLGVMYQEPLWLFKRKELEIDSMADLLQLRVAIGAANSGTRSVSDAILAANQISPGRYPQQWQAISGSPAANALLAGELDAGFFLGPAESNVVQRLAASPELDLVSLRRSAAYRARLPYLTKLEVGEGVLNLASNSPSRDIRTLAPVATLVANDEFHPSLTPLILEAAREVMKNGTLLDPPGTYPSAKPQTLSNLGEADYYYEKGLPILQRYLPFRIASLADRYIILLIPLIVIMIPLSKAIGPIYRWRIRARIYRWYKYLREIDRKLDSSTPPEQLAAQIDELEVLERRLAKVEVPLSYSNELYDLHVHLRYVIERLHALQRRQAAEEQVG; the protein is encoded by the coding sequence ATGCAACGCATCTTCCGCGACCTCAAGATCATGATCCTGGCCAACCTCTGGTTGATCCCGGTGATGGCGGCGCTGGTGGGCGCCCTCTTCTACTTCGTCGCCCCACCGCCGCCCATGCATGTGCGGCTGGCCACCGGCAGTCCATCGGGGGGTTACAACGCCTTCGGCGAGAGACTCAAGGAAGAACTGGCCAAGCAAGGATTCGAGCTGGAACTGGTGCGCAGCAGCGGCTCGCTGGACAACCTGGCCAAGCTGCAGAGCGGCGAGGTGGAGATCGCCCTGGTGCAGAGCGGCCAGGAGCTCACCCTGAGCGCGAAAGAGCGCGAGCACCTGCACGGCCTCGGCGTGATGTACCAGGAGCCGCTCTGGCTGTTCAAACGCAAGGAACTGGAGATCGACAGCATGGCGGACCTGCTGCAATTGCGCGTGGCCATCGGCGCCGCGAACAGCGGCACCCGCTCGGTCAGCGACGCGATCCTCGCCGCCAACCAGATCAGCCCTGGGCGCTACCCGCAACAGTGGCAGGCCATCAGCGGCAGCCCGGCGGCCAACGCCCTGCTGGCTGGCGAACTGGACGCCGGCTTCTTCCTCGGCCCGGCGGAAAGCAACGTGGTGCAACGGCTGGCGGCCAGCCCCGAACTGGACCTGGTGAGCCTGCGCCGCAGCGCTGCCTACCGTGCGCGCCTGCCCTACCTGACCAAGCTGGAGGTGGGCGAAGGTGTGCTGAACCTCGCCAGCAACAGCCCCTCGCGGGACATCCGCACCCTGGCGCCGGTGGCCACCCTAGTGGCGAACGACGAGTTCCACCCCTCGCTCACCCCGCTGATCCTCGAAGCGGCACGCGAGGTAATGAAGAACGGCACCTTGCTCGACCCGCCCGGCACCTACCCCAGCGCAAAGCCGCAGACGCTCTCCAACCTTGGCGAAGCGGATTACTACTACGAGAAGGGCCTGCCGATACTGCAGCGCTACCTGCCCTTCCGCATCGCCTCCCTGGCCGACCGCTACATCATCCTGCTGATCCCGCTGATCGTGATCATGATCCCGCTGTCCAAGGCCATCGGCCCGATCTACCGCTGGCGCATCCGCGCGCGCATCTACCGCTGGTACAAGTACCTGCGCGAGATCGACCGCAAGCTGGACTCCAGCACGCCGCCGGAACAGCTCGCCGCGCAGATAGACGAACTGGAGGTGCTGGAGCGACGCCTGGCCAAGGTGGAAGTGCCGCTGTCCTACTCCAACGAGTTGTACGACCTGCATGTGCACCTGCGCTACGTGATCGAACGCCTGCACGCGCTGCAGAGACGGCAGGCAGCGGAAGAACAGGTCGGGTAA